The DNA region GAGTCTATGATTACTGCTATGAATGTTGTTCCCATTAATGATAAACTTCTTTAGTTTATAAGAGACCATGTGATAAGGGCTGACAGATCAGTGCCTTATACCCATTCAGAGAATCCTGTAAGACAGACCAAGATGAGACGTAGCTATACTAAGCCTCACCTGACTGTTctacatgtttctttcttttttttaagtttactgatttatttttgagaaagagagagagagagagagagagcaggggagaggcagagagggagggaaagagagagaatcccgagcaggctccacactatcagtgtggaacccgacgtggggctcgaacttacaaacctgagatcacgacctgagccaaaatcaagagtcagacgcttaaccgactgagccacccatgcacccttacgcatctttatttcttaaaggATCATTTCCCCCACAGTTGATTGGAGTTTACTTCTCATGGCTCTGGCAGGAAGAGGGACTATCCTTCGAGTATAATTAAGGTTTCAGCTAACTCTCCTTTCAGTCTCTTAATTTGTAGCCAAGTTTCCTCCCTGAGTCCCTTCCCAAGTTTCTTCCCTGAACGACCGCTACGCGTCCCACTGGGGTTTAGCCTCTAGCAATCTGTGCTCTGACTCAGCTCAGCAATATGAGCGAGGGCGATGCCTTCAGCCGTAACACACGCGCACAGACGCTGCTGGAATAAGAAGATGTGGGGGTTTAGAGTCTAGAGGATTCTTGGAGTCTTGGGGAATCCATGTTAGGTGCTTCTCAGAGAAAAATGCTGTTTCCCAAGcagtgccccacatcaggctcagtgctgacagctcagagcctggaacctgtttcggattctgtgccttccgctctctctctgctcatgccctgcctctttccctatctcaaaaataaataaacattaaaaaaaaaaagagattctacCAAACTCTTAATTATTATTACCCCTCCCCAGTTATTTCCCCTTCTTCAATGTAAGATGGCTGTCTAAGCTGAAGCGTAATCCCCCTTGGGGGGGTTTCCACTGAGGACGAACAGTTGATGAACGACATCCTTTATATATCTCAcactttaacatttaaaataatacatgtggcTCCCCCACATTTTCTGTTGCCTTCCCCAAATTACTCTTTATTACATCACCCTTTGTCAGTTTATTCGTAGCATTGCAACATTCATGCTATTTGAAacgatattttatttttgtttgcttggttttcttCACCAGGCGTGGGGAGTGAAGTTCTAGAAAGGAGCATCTGCGTGAGCCTGATGACCAAGAAACTGCCAGTTAAAAACATCAAGACCTACACCATCAAGGAGGGCTCCATGAAAGCAGTGATGTGAGTTTGTTTCCTCAAAAGCTGGGCTTGATGGGACACAGCGTATAGAAATACTGCCCTCCTCAGGAAGTTGGCCCAGAGGAAGACTTCAAGCGAAGCAACAGcccctttgtttttctgtattagCCACATCTTTATGGAGCACCGAGTGGCAATTTttgaaagcaatttggcaatcaGATAAAGAATATCATCCTTCTGTCTGATTTAGCTTAGCAGAAGAGTCTGACTGGGAATCGGATGAATATTGTGCTTCGTTCTGAAGGCTAGGTTGGGAGATGGCTGGTTTGGGTCAGGATCTGACCATAGGGCCACACTGGTGTGAGatgcttcctttcccctcctttccctcacccctcccctcccttcccttcccttccctcaccctcccttcccttcccttcacctcccttccctttccttatggtGTGCTAAAGTCGGGCACCATGTTTTAGCAGTTACTGTATCTTGAGGAAATGTGTGACGAACTAGCCTACAGGGAACCATTGTCTTTCCAGGATCTCATTTTCAGAATAGCAGCTCCCCCAACACATAAGTGCAACTTTacccaaagaaattaaataaggaaaTCACCTTTGTCCCCGAAACAAGACGGATGTGACTGACTCTATCTTTGCCTTGCTTTGCAGATTCATTACCAGACGTGGCCTCAAGGTCTGCGCGGATCCACAAGCCGAGTGGGTGAAAAAGGCAGTAGAAAACGTGGACAAGTCCACCAGAAGAAACATGAAACAGACCCAGCCAACAGGAGCCCAACATTTCACCAATTCAGCTGTGACCCTGACCACTTAGTGGCCTTCTGGCACCTTGTTCCCTCGCTAGCCCGCCAGCTCATTTCCCTTTACAAACTCCTGGACTAATTAGATTGTATTCACTTTTTATAAAAGTGCTGCACGAGTCcacttattttcttgtatttttatttttcgtGTCTCTCATATTCATGTAGAtgctttaattaataaatatttattactcagAAGAGTCTCAAAGCCTATGCATTGCGTGTTGGGAAAGCGTAATACATCACGTAAGTTCTAGCTCCGTCCTAACCGTACCTCCCTTCGACGGTACTCATGACGGGAGCAGTTTTGGCCAGTGTCTGTCAGAGACGAGAGCTGTATTCACCATTCTCAGGTTCCAGCTTGCAGTGGTTCTCCACACACGAGTCACAAGTACAATGGTGACCATGGAAACAATTTAAGATCTACCTCAACCTGTTTTCCTAATAGAATTCTGTTTGTGGAATAAGGGAGAAAATACTGTCGTTGCATTTCTATCCTAAGCGTCCACCTACTCAAAAAGTGGCTTCAGTCATGTTTGATCTCTAGCAAATTCTCTTATCCCTCTGTGTTTCTTTGGGTCTCCCGCGAAAGAACGCAGACACAGGACGTGTCGGTTCTTTGTCAAGGTAGCAAAGGTCAGACATTTGGTGAGAAGATACTTTATTCAAATGACCATCAATGCTCTTTGGGCAATGCTGCCTTTCTGTGACATCTGTAATTGTCACCACTTCAGGGAGCGTTCTAGGCACGCTTGCCTGCCAGTAAGCTTTTAAACACCTCAAACACTGTCAACCTGGAACATTCCTTGAATGTGATCACAACTTGCGGTAAAGTTTTAATGAAACGCGCATCCAGGCGCTCAATATCCCAGACTCACGCTCTCTCACGTTTTCATTAAATTGCCGATTTGATTCACGTTTATGGCTACACTACCCCAGTAGCTGGTGATGTGGACATCTAGGTCTGACTCTAAACTGCAGGAACTTACTGTGCCTTGATCGtttgaagggaagagagaggacttACTACTCTCTAGTCCTCAGGGGGCACTCCACGCTATCAAATGCTTTCAGAGAGTAACCGAGGGCAGCTGGTTGGAATCAGCTCACTTCTAGTCATTCAGCTAGCGAGCCAGAGCGGAAACCACCAGAAAGCTGCTTCCCAGGACACTGTGGACCCATCTATCCCTCCCGCTTCAATTTGCCCACCCTAAGTTGGAAAGCCGGTCTTGAAGAAACGAGCACCAAGGATAAAATACTCGCTTTGTGAGGGGTGAGTCACGGCAAAGTCACGGATGGGGAAGGCATGGATTCTTGAATGAGCTGCGTATGTGCCTTTCCCCGATGTCTCCCAGACGCTACAGGTTTTCATGAGATCATGGGATATGTGGAAGAATGTACGTATGTGCGTCTTGTTAACTTATCACATTATCTAAAGAGGTGCTGTGTGATGCCGAGGGGTTTCAGCCAAACGTTGTACAgcacctccctccttctctctctctctctctctctctctctctctatatatatatatatagtcaaaatttaatttttttttttacatttttatttatttttgagagacagagagagagacagagcacacgtaggggaagggcagagagagaaggagacacagaatctgaagcaggctccaggctccgagctgtcagcccagagcccgacgcggggctcgaactcatggactgtgagaccgtgacccgagccgaggccggacgctcagccgactgagccacccgggcgccccatgtaTATGGTCAAAATTTAAATAGCACAAAAGGGCTGCCAAGGAAACCCACAGTCCCCAGCCCTATGAGTTCTCTTTTCCAATCTTCCTCCTTACAAACAACTGCTTTTCACTCTTTTAGCGGAGGGTCCTTCCCATAGTTACCTTCAAATCACCAAGAGTTTCACACCACTGTCTTCCGGGTTGTCGATTTGGACATTATCTGTGACTGCCTCTACGAACCACGAGAACTTAGCTCACTTAGCCCCAAGTTTCTGCCATTGTCTCTGTATGATTACGCGGCTATTTTCAGTTCGTTCTGTTTATAGCTTTAAGTCATAAacctatcatttatttcttgtcCTGTCACCTACGGGCAGCATGTCCTGACTTTGCGTGTGTTAGTACCGTTCTGTTTTCTACAGCAAAGACTTAAATAGGGGTGACTACATCACCAGTGCTAGTGGATTGCTTTGCAACTGTTAAGACAGTGAATCTCATAACCGACCTCGACTGGAGACAAAACAACGAACGTGTGCAAATTGTGAGGCCTACAGCTCAGATCTGAGCCCCTGGAGGTGTGGTCCGAGTTCAAGCTCGTGACCACTAGGTCGTGCTGCCTTTCTCTCCTCAGAGGCCAGTCTCCTGAAGGCCAGACCACATACACAGAACCCACGAAGAGACGAGCAGGCCTACATAATACCTTCATCGAACCAACTAATTAATTCGTTCGTGTTCTTTCTCGCACTCGTCCGGCAGACGCTTACGTGTGCCTGATGCACGCAGTCTGGGGAGGAACCAGACACAGTCCTTCCCTGCGGGGAGCTTACCCAGCTCAGGGGACAAGTTCACCAGAGGACCACAGGGGTGACGAGAGGGAGAGCGGAGAGTGGGGGCAGTCACTGGCAGGCGGAAAGCTGCCCTGGCTTCAGCCTGGGGACAGGACGGGCTTCCCCTGGAAAGTAGCCTTTAACCTGAGACGGAAGGCTGAGCCAGTTGTCCAGAGGCGTTCCAGGCAAAAAGAACGAGCAGCCGGTCAAGCTGCCTGCAGGCGAGAGAGATGGGTTGAGGAAATGCACAGGGTTTCGTAGGactgagggacaaagagaaggtTAGAGAATAATCTGGGTGGGGgcaaaagtgagggagagagagagagatgtcgcCGGGGCTTTGTCAGCCAAGACAAGGAGCATGCCCACACGTGCAAGGCTGTGGGAAATGACCCTGGTTTCGAAGTAGAAATTGAAAGGCAGAGaatgaggcggggagggggggggctggggagccaGTTGGGAGGTGGTTCTGGACCTGGTGACTTTTGAACTTGGCCTGGCCTGGGGTGacacattttcccttttcctctcggGCCTTTTCTGCTTAGCCCGGGTGCCCGTCAGGGACGCGTGACTGCCTGACTCtgaccgggtggctcagctgtcaCGCCAAATGCCTCAGGCCAGCCAGCTGGGTCCCCGATTCCTGGGCTGCGGGCGGCCAGGGCCGGGATGCGGAAAAACCGCATTTGTGGAATCACcttattatttgcattatttaccGGCTAAGATTGGATCTGTGGGACCAAGATGAGTCAACCAccaagaggaaggaggaggctgggTTGAGAAGCCATAAACCTGGTATCGGTGGGGGTTTTAGAGATCCACAGCCCACACCTTTTCTGATTTTTCGGTTTCCTGCGAATTTGCTGAGCCCTTGCAAAGTACAGGGGGCACAGGATCTGGTCCGCTGTTTTGGAGCCCGCGGTCTCGTGGGGGAGAAAGTGCAGTCCCCAAAGCCGTTCCCACTTGGACATTCCCAGAAGCTCACCTCAGGGCTGGTCTCTTCTCAGAGCTTTGTGATGTCCCCAGCCTAGGTGACAGCCTCTCATGTGCCCACTCGGCCCCTGGGTTTAGCTCTGTTATGGCTCATCTCACTCTGAAATACcaattacttttctttatttcccatcTTCGTCGTGGGGGTAGGGACTGTGAATTTGATCTCTCTGTTTCCTAGTGCCTGGCATAGTGCCCGGGACATCGCAGGCTTCCAATTGGTGGAATATAGACTACATTATACGTATCTCTACTCTAGCAGTTATTGGAAAAAGCAATAGgcatggagaagagagaagagttcAAAGTGCCCCAGGGAGGCTAGGAAAAGCTCTGCAGAAGAGGTGATGTAAAAATTGCACCTTTACACCCGAGAAGGAGCTTTCCGGGAAGAGATGCTACAGGCTGGTGCTCCTTCCCCAGGGCGGGGTCCCAGGTATGAAAGCCCAGAGGCAGGAGAATCCAGGAACGTCAAGGGACACCGCTTCTTCCTGGGACTGCTGGGGTGAAGACGCAGGGGGTCATAAAGGCAAGGTCGCTGAGGCTAGACTGAGAAGCCCCGAATGCCCTGGAAAAGGGGAGGGGTTTCACCGGAGCACCCCTCAGCGGGGCAGAGTGATCGGATTGAGGTTGGAAATACTAccttggagtgtgtgtgtgtgtgtgtgtgcgcgcgcgcgtgtgtgtgcagaaaatggttgggggtgggggggaacagcGAGGTGACCACTGCATCAGGCCGGGCTGGAGGAGGTGGTGGCCCGAATGAGGTGGCGGCGGTGGGAATAGGAGTCAGAGCCCCAAGGCGGGACCGGCATGGCTTTGGTTGTCAACCGGATGTGCGGGCAGAACcggtgggaggaaggaagtggggcTGTTCCGAGGCTTCCAGCTTGGGTGGCTGGTCAAGAAAGAGCACAGGTGATTAATAAGATTTTCGTCGAATTTCTGGTGAGGTTACTAATGGAGCCTGAAGTCAAACAGCACCAAGGAGAAGGGGATGAGAAGGAGGAGGCCTGGGAGCGTAAAAAGACTGTATCGGCCCCAGCGCTCCAGTCCTTCAGACAAAAGCCCGAGCTACACTCTTATTCCCTTTTGACAGACCCTCTTTTGCCAAGGGCGAGGTAAAAATAAGACTGAGTATCTGTGAGATGCTCTGTGCCCCTTGGGGAAACAAAGGTACCCATAAATGGAATACAGTATCCGCTGGGTGAGTCACAGTGTTATTTTAAGAGGGATTTGTCACTCGGCAGTGGGAggcaaagaggagaggagagatgaaTCTgtaatgagagaagagagaaaagagatacaaaaaaagGTTGGGAGTGGGAATCGGGGGTGACTGTGAGGCGGTGTTTGAGgacaggggggcggggggcagaggccAAAGggacttgtcttttttctttccttgggagGAACTAGTAAACATTGGGACAGACGGCTGAGGGGGGGAGGGCACAGGAATGAGCAGGGGTGATGAGCGAGGCCAGACTGAGATGGTCTTAATCTGAACCAGCAGATGCTGTGTGAGGGGCcattggattctgtttctctgaagactggatgggggttggggggggggaaaggggtagatgggggaggggagcactgGCAGACTAACCCAACATAAgcagtgggggaaagagagaagccagGGGTCCTCGTGCgatctccctccccctttctcaccACCTGGGGGTAGATACTAGTGTGGCCCTTAGGAGCCTTAGCTCCTCCTGGACTCCTGTACTGTCTTTACCACTTACTATACAGGTGACCACGGGAAAATTCCTCAATTTCTCGGTGCCTTTGGCCACCTCATTTATGAAATTGGAATAATGATAGTGCTGAAGATTATCGTGAGGGTTAAAGCAGTTAAAACACAAAGGCCTCGCACAAAGGGAAGGCTCAACGAATGTTAGCTTTTATTATCCCTAAGTGGGTAGGATGGGAAAGGATGTGGTAAAATGGAGGGTGGGTGGAAAAAGGAATAGATACGTGGCACATCCACCAGATTTCCTGGAAGCTGACACTTACTGGCTGCGGCCTCGGTCTCCATCATTTAGGCGAAACTGGATTGagtttcctccattttctttctaattgCATCTAACCCACCAAATCCTAGAGTGTTCTATGGAATACTTGTACCACGAGAGTCGccatttttttaatacaagctACTATGGCCATACGCATTTAGGAAATTATCACACTATCCCCCCTCCTCTTGGAGGATCACGGTGACGTAGCTTCTCCCAGTCTCAGAGAAGTACTGTGAAAAAGACAGTGTTCAAGCTCACTTATCTCACTGCGTCCTCAGGTTAACCTGAGTACAAAACTCCTTTCCCTATACCATTTGCCAACATCCAAGGAACACctacatttttcaaaacactgGAGACCGAAAATCTACTCAGATCCATAACCTTGCAAGAACGGAGCTACAATCCGGTAACGGCACCAACACAACCAGAACGAGGCATCTACTCCAGGTCTGCTCATTTCTTGTCTCTGGTGGAGCCTAGAGAcccactttggaaaatgtctgttatcgtggggtgtgtgtgtgggtgtgcgtgcATGTGAGGCGCTCCCGGACCCTTTGGTTCCTTTGTGTTGTCATTGACCAGGTACTGCCTAAAGTGTCTACTTACCAGCCCCTGTTGGATACCTACTATGAATGAGATGTCATGCCAAGTACTTTGGAGCCAAAGGAGAATACTTGAAGGATCCTaaactttcctcttcctctggatTTGCGTATGCCTTTCTTTATGCCTGGAGAGCGACACcctgcttcctctttcctccttctccaatCGTCAGTGTCCATCTCAGATGCCACCTCCTCTAAGAAACGTTCCCTGTGCTTCCAGCTGGATTTCATCGGTGGCTTCTCTCAACTTCCAGCCTTTTCTTAGGCTATTCGTTGTACTCTGTCTCAAGTTGTAGctatttgtgaatttttatcCCTCaagaaaaaacccaccaaaagACGGGGGGTTGTTGGCAGGAGGGACTGTGTCCcattcatctctgtatttccTGTAGTGCCAACAACAGGGCATCCCCAGAGTCCGTGCTCAACATACAGTTGCTGAGTTAGAGTTGTTAAAAGTAACATAAGGTGTGGTCCCTGTCACTGAAGTCATTTATGTTGCGGTTGTGGAGACAGTACGCACAAAGGGTACAGAGGTACCAAAGGGTACAAAGGGTACAAAGGTACCAAAGGGTACAAAGGGTACAAAGGAGGGCACAAAGACAACAGAAGGTAGAGGTGAGTAGTAACTGGCTAGTTAATGGGATGGACTGAGGATGATCttatatttctttcaaagaatcagttccAGTTGATTGGTAGCGATCTTCTGTATTTGGTGAGATCTTGAGGGTACTTCTTGGCTCCGTGGAAAGAGGGCCGTGGTCAGTTATTGGTGTCTTCCTGGTGATATGAGCTCATTGGTGGCATGAATTTAGATTATTTGGTGATGCTTATGGTCAACAATGCATGGGGCTGAGAAGAAGCAGGTTATTAGGGGCCGATTGGGATTGGTCACAGAGAGCTTGTGCCATGGATAAAGATATTGCAACTGGACCATGGAGAGGGAGTAGGAATTAAAAACTCacggggaggggcgcctgggtggctcagtcggtggagcgaccgacttcggctcgggtcatgatctcatggtttgtgagtttgagccccgagtcggggtctgtgctgacggctcagagcctggaacctgcttctgattctgtgtctccctctgtctctctgcccctcccccactaatgctctgtctctctctgtctcagaaataaacataaaaaaaaaattaaaaaaaaaaaacctaacggGGAGAAGTGATGTAAGAGAAAAGGTATGGTGGGGGTAAAAGACCAAGATATTTTTGTGGATTATTTAATGAATTTGCCTCTTCTCTTAGACTATCAGTGCTGTGAAGTCAAAGCTCATTTTTGCTCTCCTCATGACTGTATACCAATGGCCGGCAGTGTGCCCAGAACAGTACAAACACTCAGCAAATATGCACTGAATGAGCCAGGAGCATGGCCAGGAGAGTTAACCCGACAAGTAGGATAAATGCAAATGTGGCTTAGGAAGGCTTCTTGAGACTGAAGAATTACCTTTATTTTGCAGTCCCTCTGGAGAGGTGAAATTATTTAGGGGACAACTTGAGTTCCCCTGAGACATCGGTGGTGTATTTGAGTCCCTCTGGGGAGGTGAAATTATTTAGGGGACAATCTGAGTTCCCTTGAGACGTCAGTGGTATTTGAGTACTCTGTCTCACAGCTGAATTAAGGCGATGCATTTAGATCCGTCTCCCATGATTGGACCTCATCACAGCCTTACACACCTGTACCCACGCCAGTAGGAAATGTAACTCTCAGTAAAGCGTGGGTGCCCAGAACACGTTTCTGGGGCTGTGCACAGAGGCTCCCCAGGTTCCCAGGGAGAGAGCACTCTCGCCTGTCGCAGGAGAGCAGGCCGTTTGTGAGTGGGCTTCAGGGCCGGGACATAGTCATGAACGGAGACACCTGCAGCCTGAATCCTGTCCTCTGGCCTCATGGCTCCACGAGGGGCAGCTCAGTTTTGGGAGGAAGATTCATCTCATTCTGCAGGACAATTGCATGAAAAGAGCTGTGTGTGAGGCCTCCCTGCACATCCCATCACAATGGGTTGAGAGAAACAGTGAATATTTACACATCCAAGCCGTGGACTTTCCACCTGGACAAAATATAGGCCTTCGTGTTTGGTTTTTATGGTAAACAGACAAGGCAAGTGGGTCATTAGTGTGGTGTCGTGACGGCTTTAATCACTCCGGTGATTATTTTTCTGCCTTGGCTGGAATTCTCGGACTGACTCCCTCATCACAGTGTTGACATTTTGTGGCGTGTCTGGAAGAAGTTGTCTCGGGTGTCAAGGAATCAGAATTACTTAAGTGTTTTGATCGACAACAGCAGGGGAATCTAATGGTTAGATTAGATGACAGGTCGTTCTACTCATTGCTACCAACAGTCCTTTCCCATTTGTCCAAGAAACCGTTCAGCCTATGTTTGGATTAATGCTCACATTTACGTGGAGTGAATGTGACTATACTAAATTTTATATCCCATGTAATAGACTTGTGATATTTAGTAAAGAATACTTTGAGGATGGACattagatccttttttttttttttgaacactaGATTCTAAAGTGAGTCGCTTAATGTAGTTGGGGTTGTTTCTTGATCTGCCTAGTGATTGTACTGGGGTGTTCAGTTCGTGAAAATTCTCTTAGTTGTTAACTTATGTGTATTTGTCGCTATGTGTGTTATCATTCaagtaaaatggaaagaagttCACCTGTTCTCATCATATTTAATACTGGAATTCTTTAAGAATCCACAAGAGttaaatttgacaaaattttgtatttatgtatttatttaaggattttatttttttttaagtttatttatttatgagagaaagagggagagagagtgcatgcaaacaggggaggggcagacagtgagggagggagagaatcccaagcgggctctgtgctctcagcgcagagcccgatgcggggctcagactcatgaattgtgagatcgtgacttgagctgaaaccaagagtcagatgcttaactgactgagccacccggctgccccttaaggactttatttttaagtgatctctacacacaacatggggcttgaactcacaacacaaAGGTCAAGAGTTGTGCGACTCagtcctccaactgagccagccaggggtgcCCCAGTAGCAGATTGTCTTAAAGGTGAAAGTTTTAAGGTCCCTAGAAGTGGAAGAAGACAGCTATTTCCCATTACGTTCACCTTGAACAATTAATTTCATGGAGTTGATATAATATTAATCATAATCACCAGTGTGGAAATCTTGCTCCCCCTGCCCAATGAAGTGTTTCTCCATTTACCTGGTCAGAAGCAAGATCAACAAGCAGAGGAAAACTGCATCCAAATAAAAAGATCCCAGGACACCCTTGATGTATCCCCCTGGCGTATTATCTTGATGCCTTGAAAGTAAGAAACAACACCAAATGCCTCTGTTTGCAAGTGTCCTTTGTGAGAAcattttccctgagatcagggagGAAGATGGGAATTGTAATGTTTACAAATGAGGACGAAGAGGCTGCCCAGCCAAGGTAAGGACTCAGCCATGGCTTTGACTCTGGTCGGGTTCTGTGTTCTATGTCCTTCAAGTATTCTGCattgaatatttactattttaataattaGGATCGATGTAAATAAGGATCGTTCGGCAACAGACACGCATAACTCTTTATCGAGTGTCCATCTCGTATAAAGCAGAGGGCCGGGTGCCTTGGGCAGTGGAGAGAATCCACAAATCCTTTCTAATTAAGTGTGTATCTTCCTCCAGCCAGGTCCTTGGCTTTCTCAAGTTGGGCGGGGTGCGTTTTAAAAATTGCGAGCAAACTGCAGTAACTCTTGCACTAATGCTCTCTCTTAAGACACTGGCAGACTGTGTTCGAAGCTCTGAGGACCTGAATGTGGCACGGAAGTTCAAGAATAACGATGGGAGCCAAGCCATCCTTAATTAGCACAGCTAAACCAAGGGCCTGTGACTAGGGAGGGGCAATCTGCAAGGATCGCGTGAAGGTACGATGATTTCTAACTCCAGCTCCTACCGAATGAACGTGATGTATCGCTTCGTGCacaaatatatagtattttattattctgtGTTGAAAATGGATGCATGAGTGATTTCAGGGTTTGCCGACAGGCTTCACAACAGATCTTGGGGGAGGAACCTTATAGACGGCCTAGGAATTTACGGCAAGGAACTTAAAACACTGTTTCGTAAAGCTGGCTGCGGATTTCGGATGGAAAAGCTGGTCTCCGTTTTGCTACTATCCTGTGTTGGCATACGAGCCTGGAATACTaatcggcttttttttttttcctcttgggccACGATGGTGtcaggatacattttttttttcctccaagcaTCATATTAAGTTTGTGTTGAGCTCCAAACTGGAATTGGGGTTGGTTGGCTGCAGGACGCTTACTTTGCCTCCGGTCATAACCATGGTGATGACTCTCAGCCTCGGCTACATGACCGAGTCCTCTACCTCACCTTCTGGAACCCCAGAGAGAGGACGAGGGAGGATATTATTGGCTTTCTTTCTGGCTAATGGGTGTGGTCTTTGGAGGGAGCACCGTCTTCTATATAGCACCGCCTCTATGTTCACAACATAGGGATGTCCATTACCAAGGGACGGACATGGGGGCTTGGTAATAGCTTCCTGTGTTTTTGGAGGAGAGGTGGATCCTACTGCCATTACCCAAGGTGCCGTAttccctttctgttctttcttttctccctggccCTAACTAATATGCTCAGAGCATTCTGGTTTCATCACCGCGTCCGTAAGTACGTCTGTATATTTGGAATATGTCGAAGCTATAAAGGAAGagatagaaggaagaaaactgcAAAAACGGAGTCTCTTCGACACTGAGATGAGCTTAGGcgtaaatattttattctttcctggaTTACATCTTGTGTGCACACCTCTTGAgcagaaaaacaatttcaaaaggGAGAGCTATCCTCTGATTACACTAATAAATCACACGGGTTGCTACGAAGATGTGTAATATATTACACTCTGGAGGAAGAAGGTTACTATGATGAATTGGTGTCATCCGTCTTACATATTCCTGCCCTTCTAATCTTGATGTTAGATTGGATTTATGTGAGCGCTtcgaatttttaatttttctgaagtgtGTTTATTTCAACTTTTAGGACAAGAAGGTTGACTTCTTTACGGGCTGGAGCAAATGTGAGAAAGCCAAGAGAGCACGGctacatttgttaattttttatagaTCAGGCTGAGGTACACGGACTCAGAGAATTCAAAATCATTAAGACCATTAACTCTGATCTACGAGGAACGCAGGAAACAAAACTTTGCTCAGCGGGATCTGGTTTAACTGCTTTTCTTGGGAGTCTGTCTTGACGTAGTGATGATGACTCCATGGCATTGGAGTCAGACAGC from Lynx canadensis isolate LIC74 chromosome F1, mLynCan4.pri.v2, whole genome shotgun sequence includes:
- the LOC115505218 gene encoding cytokine SCM-1 beta isoform X4, yielding MRPLVLALLAICFLTEFMAEGVGSEVLERSICVSLMTKKLPVKNIKTYTIKEGSMKAVIFITRRGLKVCADPQAEWVKKAVENVDKSTRRNMKQTQPTGAQHFTNSAVTLTT
- the LOC115505218 gene encoding lymphotactin isoform X1, which gives rise to MGLWCPGSVCSGPRCLSRVVTDGWTINPKCAHHWRNKEALESSRIFTLPAQLRRTSAMRPLVLALLAICFLTEFMAEGVGSEVLERSICVSLMTKKLPVKNIKTYTIKEGSMKAVIFITRRGLKVCADPQAEWVKKAVENVDKSTRRNMKQTQPTGAQHFTNSAVTLTT
- the LOC115505218 gene encoding lymphotactin isoform X3, which encodes MKCAHHWRNKEALESSRIFTLPAQLRRTSAMRPLVLALLAICFLTEFMAEGVGSEVLERSICVSLMTKKLPVKNIKTYTIKEGSMKAVIFITRRGLKVCADPQAEWVKKAVENVDKSTRRNMKQTQPTGAQHFTNSAVTLTT
- the LOC115505218 gene encoding lymphotactin isoform X2 encodes the protein MNEVMAAGFLHISPMGFAKRDSGQSRKCAHHWRNKEALESSRIFTLPAQLRRTSAMRPLVLALLAICFLTEFMAEGVGSEVLERSICVSLMTKKLPVKNIKTYTIKEGSMKAVIFITRRGLKVCADPQAEWVKKAVENVDKSTRRNMKQTQPTGAQHFTNSAVTLTT